A stretch of the candidate division TA06 bacterium genome encodes the following:
- a CDS encoding nucleotidyltransferase domain-containing protein, producing the protein MTREEEIKAMTKQALARFSGSLQDHQVILFGSRAGGPARPASDFDIGIKGEKPLAAKTLYKIELVDLSRVSPSFLETANSKAEVLL; encoded by the coding sequence ATGACCCGCGAAGAAGAAATAAAAGCAATGACCAAACAGGCCCTGGCCAGATTCTCCGGAAGTCTGCAGGACCATCAGGTCATTTTGTTCGGCTCCCGGGCCGGCGGGCCGGCCCGTCCCGCTTCCGATTTTGACATCGGGATAAAAGGAGAAAAGCCTTTAGCTGCCAAAACCCTTTATAAAATTGAGCTGGTCGATCTTAGCCGGGTGTCCCCCTCTTTTCTTGAAACGGCCAACAGTAAAGCGGAGGTGCTGCTGTGA
- a CDS encoding AAA family ATPase codes for LPVNTRNILFICGGTFDGLDKIINARIGTKTLGFGADVRERSRLQPNELLAKVQPDDLLKYGLIPELIGRLPVICSLEPLDKSAMMEILTRPKNALVKQYQTYFGMEGVELEFLPLALEAISEDALKRGTGARGLRAALEEAMLDIMYHLPSSQGIIKCTIGREVIVNRQEPEYVRKEQDAA; via the coding sequence ACTGCCGGTCAACACCCGCAACATCCTGTTCATCTGCGGCGGCACCTTTGACGGGCTGGACAAGATCATCAACGCCAGGATCGGCACCAAGACCCTGGGTTTTGGGGCCGATGTCCGGGAACGAAGCCGGCTTCAGCCTAACGAACTTTTGGCCAAGGTCCAGCCCGACGACCTGCTGAAATACGGGCTGATCCCCGAGTTGATTGGGCGGCTGCCGGTGATCTGCTCGCTGGAGCCTTTGGACAAATCCGCCATGATGGAGATTCTGACCCGGCCCAAGAACGCTTTGGTAAAACAGTATCAAACATACTTCGGGATGGAAGGGGTGGAGCTGGAATTTTTGCCTCTGGCGCTGGAGGCCATCTCGGAGGATGCCCTAAAGCGGGGCACCGGGGCCCGGGGCTTGCGGGCGGCGCTGGAGGAGGCCATGCTGGATATCATGTACCACCTGCCTTCCAGCCAGGGCATTATCAAATGCACCATCGGGCGCGAGGTCATAGTCAACCGGCAGGAGCCGGAGTATGTTCGCAAGGAGCAGGACGCGGCCTGA